The genome window AAGGATGATGTTACGGACGGGAGGAATCCAAATCGAAAGGTAATGAGCCGCTTTGAAAACCATTGTGTGAAGTCTAAGCAAGTGGTGGAAGTAATGAAGGAGGAGATGACTTATTTTGAAGCAAATCGCAAGTTAAAGCAGCAAGTAATGGAAAGTAAGCGCTTAGTTGCTGATCAACTGCAAGGTGTTTCGGAAGTAATGGATGATTTTGCGAAGGAGATATTAAAGGAACGGCAGCATCACGAGCAACAGGAAATGCAGATTATTCAAGCATTAGAGCATATGGGGATTGAGCTAGAGAAATTAGATATTTACCAATTGGAGAAAGGAAATATTGATATTGAAATGACAGCATCATTTTACAATTATCGTGGAGAGGGTGCTAAATTAATTGCTCCAGTTTTATCGGATATTCTAAATGAGATGATTATTGTGAAGCAAGAGGATATTTCTCCATTTCCTAATGGCTATAGTTATTTGGCATTTGGGTCTGCCAGAGAATTTATTGTGTCGATGGGTGCTGCAAATGCCGCAAAGGGTGGCGGTTTAATTTCTGGTGACAGCTATACTACGATTGAACTTGGTGCAGGAAAATTTGCGATGGCAATTAGTGACGGCATGGGAAATGGCCAGCGGGCGAGAGAAGAAAGTGTAGAAACCCTGAGGCTATTACAGCAGATTCTTCAAACTGGTATTCAAGAAAAGGTAGCAATTAAGTCGATTAATTCTATTCTTGCATTACGAACAACGGATGAAATGTTTGCGACTTTGGATTTAGCTGTCATTGATTTGCATAATGCATTCGTACAATTTTTAAAGGTTGGCTCAATTCCCAGCTTTATTAAACGGGGGAATAAAGTAATCCGAATTGAGGCAAGTAACTTACCAATGGGTATTATTCCAGAGTTCGATGTCGATATCGTCAGTGAGCAATTACTCTCAGATGATCTGCTAATTATGATGAGTGACGGGATTTTTGAAGGTCCAATGTATATCGAAAATTCCGATCTATGGATGAAGCGAAAAATCCAAGAAATGGTGACGGATGATCCACAGGAAATTGCAGACCTATTGCTGGAAGAAGTAATTCGGACTAGATCGGGGGAGATTGAAGACGATATGACCGTGCTTGTCGCTAAGATTGAAAAAAATAAACCAGAATGGGCAACTGTTCCTGTATATCGGAAGAAGGCATTGTAACGTCCGCCTCTGGGCAGTCGCCTTCACTTTTCTTTGTCTAGTATCGCGTGGGCTAGCGACTATGGCCATAGCCAATTGACACTCCGAGTGGAAAGACCACCACTCTACGGTCTCTTGTCTCTGTCCGTCGTCGCTGGGCAAGCCCGCTACACTTTTCATTGTCTAGTATCGCGTGGGCTAGCGACTATGGCCATAGCCAATTGACACTCCGAGTGGAAAGACCACCACTCTACGGTCTCTTGTCTCTGTCCGTCGTCGCTGGGCAAGCCCGCTACACTTTTCATTGTCTAGTATCGCGTGGGCTAGCGACTATGGCCATAGCCAATTGACACTCCGAGTGGAAAGACCACCACTCTACGGTCTCTTGTCTCTGTCCGTCGTCGCTGGGCAAGCCCGCTACACTTTTCATTGTCTAGTATCGCGTGGGCTAGCGACTATGGCCATAGCCAATTGACACTCCGAGTGGAAAGACCACCACTCTACGGTCTCTTGTCTCTGTCCGTCGTCGCTGGGCAAGCCCGCTACACTTTTCATTGTCTAGTATCGTGTGGGCTAGTGACTATGGTCATAGTCAATGGACACTCCGAGTGGAAAGACCACCACTCTGCGGTCCCTTGACTCTGCCCTCCGTCACTGAACAGCCCGCTGTACTTTTCGCTGTCTAGTTCAGGCTCCTAGAGGCTACCGTCATAAGCAATTGACACTTCAAGCACGAAAAACCACGTGCTTTTCGGTCCTTTGCTTATGCGTCCGCCTCTGGGCAGTCGCCTTCACTTTTCTTTGGTATATTCCTCTCCTTTTTTGTCGATGATGGTAGTGGAATATATTGGAGGTGGAGTTAGGTGCGTAAGGGTACATTGAAGCAAATATTATTATTGACGGATGGGTGCTCGAATAGGGGCGAAGATCCTTCTGTAACGGCGGCACTTGCATATCAACAAGGTATAACGGTGAATGTAATTGGCATATTAGACGATGATCAGACAGAGGATTCTGCAGAGTTAAAGGAAATTGAGGAAATTTCGCTTTCGGGTGGAGGTGTAAGTCAGATTGTCTATAGTGAGTCATTATCACAGACAGTGCAAATGGTGACGAAGCAGGCCATGACACAAACGCTGCAAGGATTTGTAAATAAGGAGCTTAAACAAATACTCGGTTCAAATCAAACGATTGAAGATTTAGATCCAGAGAAACGTGGAGAAATTATGGAGGTCGTAGAAGATTTAGGCGAGACAAGTGATTTAGAAGTACTTGTATTAGTAGATACAAGCGCAAGTATGCATGATAAACTGCAAACTGTAAAGGAGTCATTAATTGATCTTTCCATCAGTTTAAATTCAAGGATTGGCAGAAATCGTTTTGCAATTTATAGCTTCCCAGGGAAACGCAAAGACATTCAGAAGGTGTTCGATTGGTCACCGAGATTGGATGCAATCTCGACCGTTTTTCCGAAATTAACGAGTGGTGGAATAACTCCTACAGGGCCTGCAATACGCGAGGCGATGTACCAGTTTGGTAAGAAGAGCTTACTAAGGAGCTTTAGGGATGAAGACAAATCAGGCTTGGAAGAAACAGGATATTGATTTACGACCCGGACTAAAGATAAATGGTAAATGGCACCATAAAAGCTACATTATAAAAAGAAAGCTTGGTGCAGGTGCTGTCGGTACAGTTTATTTATGTGAAGCAAATGGAAAGCTCGCAGCACTGAAAATAAGTGATAAGGGTACATCGATGACGGTGGAGGTCAATGTATTAAAGTCATTACAAAAGGTCCAAGGAAGTCATCTTGGACCTTATTTATTGGATGTTGATGATTGGGTATCTCCATATGGGAACACGTACTCCTTTTATGTGATGGAATATTTGAAGGGGGAGGAAATGACCCGTTATATTCAAAATAACGGGAGTGCATGGGTTGGTGTGTTCATGTTGCAGCTATTAGAGGATCTCGAGCGATTCCATCAATCAGGTTGGGTTTTCGGCGATTTAAAATTAGATAATCTTATCGTCGTTCCTTCGCCAACAAGGGTGCGCTTTGTCGATGTTGGTGGAACAACGCAGATTGGCAGAGCGATTAAAGAGTATACAGAGTTTTACGACCGTGGCTATTGGGGGATGGGGTCAAGGCGGGCGGAGCCCAGCTATGATTTATTCGCTTTTGTAATGGTTTTTGTCAATGTCTTCTACCCTAAACGGTTTGAAAGAGGGGGGCAATCCGACAGAATATTGTTTAAGAAGATTGATGATGTAAAGGCATTGATTCCTTATCGTCAAATACTTAAAAATGCGCTAATGGGAAAATATTTGTCCAGCGTAGAGATGAAACGGGAAATTACAAATGTACTATACAGTACCCAGAAACGACGAACGCGTAAGAAGGGTGTTAATAACGTTAATAACGATGTACATGCACCATTTCTGATGGAGGCAGGAGGAGTGACTATCATTGCAATTGGATACTATCTTTTTTCCCTATTAATATAGGAATACTGCATCTAACATGACAAATCACCCAGTCAGACGATAGTTTTCCCACAACATTTGAAGTTTCTCTTCCGGCCTTACCTTTACAAGCGACGCGCTAGTATTTTTCTTATATAATAGGTATGATAGTCTATAGATTATTTGTTAATACGTTTTGGAGATGGCAGCCATGGAACAAACAGTTCTTTCATTTATAAAAAAACATCAATTGTTAACAGAAAATGCTACCGTATTGATTGGTGTTTCTGGTGGTCCAGATTCTATGGCCTTATTGCATTTTTTCAATTCCATTCGTAAAAAATGGAATTTGCAGCTGAATGCAGTTTCGATTGATCATCAATTAAGAGGGGAAGAGTCGCGTAAAGATCTAGAATATGTTCGAGCAATCTGCAAGGAATGGGATATCCCGTTTGTAGCCGCTATCGTAGATGTTCCCGGCTTTATCAAGCAACATCAGGTGGGAACAGAGCTAGCAGCGCGTGAACTGCGTTATCAGGTTTTTCATGAACAGATGGACCAATTAAATGCAGACTATTTAGCATTAGGACATCACGGCGATGATCAAGTAGAGACAATGCTTATGCGCTTAACGAGAACAGCTAGTGCGAGCATGTTTAACGGCATGCCAATAAAACGGGAGTTTGCCAATGGGATGATTATTCGACCTTTTCTATGTATCACAAAAAAGGACATAGAAGCTTATTGTGAAGAAAATCAGATTGTGCCAAGAATCGATCCAACCAATTTCGATACCATATATACTAGGAATTTTTTCAGAAAGAATCTCCTTCCATTAATAAAGGAGAAAAATAACAATATACATATTACAATTCAGCATTTAAGTGAGACACTAAGAGAAGATGAAGAATTTCTGCAAACAGAAGCTCAGCAGATGGTGAAAGAACTAGTTGAATTTGATACAGTAAATCGAGTGGCAAGTTTTGAAATAGAATCATTTAGAAAGCATGCCCACGCTTTACAAAGGCGTTCCTTTCATCTAATATTAGACTATCTATATAAAGAATTACCCAAGGATTTATCTTATGTGCATGAAGAATACTTTTTTGCATTATTAGAGCATAATAAAGGAAATACTCGTATCGATTTCCCTTCCAATCTTAAATTGGAAAAGTCATATGATAGGCTGACATTTTACTTCGCAGATATTAATCCCCATGACCCTTCCTATGATGAAACATTGGCACTACCAGGAAAAGTCGTACTACAAGATGGCTCAGCGGTTTATGCGGAGTATGCCGATAAGATTGAAACATCCGATCCCTTTCTATATACATGTAATATTGACCAGGTCAAAAGACCACTGCATATCCGGACGAGAAGAGCCGGAGATAGGATGAGCTGGAAAGGATTAAAAGGAAGTAAGAAACTGAAAGATATTTTCATTGATAGTAAAATTCCAATTACAGAACGGGATAAGTGGCCAATTTTAGTTGATCATAAAGGTGAAGTATTATGGGTAATCGGTCTGAAAAAAGGACATCCTAAATCCCAAGCAGTAAATGGAAAATGGATTCAAGTACATTATAAAAAAGGGAATGTGTAGGAGGATTTATGAATGGCAATAGATAATATGAGAAATGAAATAGATCATATTTTAATTACAGAAGAAGAGATTACGAATAAATGTAAGGAACTTGGAAAACAGCTAACAGAAGAGTATGATGGGAAATTTCCGTTAGCAATTGGGATACTAAAAGGTGCACTCCCCTTCATGTCAGATATACTCCGTTATACAGAATGCCATTTAGAGATGGACTTCATGGATGTATCTAGCTATGGTGGTGGAATGACATCTTCAGGAGAAGTTAAGATTATCAAGGACCTTAATACGAAAGTGGAAGGCCGTGACTTACTAATCATCGAAGACATTATCGATAGTGGCTTAACGCTTAGTTACCTTGTGGATCTATTTAAATATCGTAAAGCAAAATCAATAAAAATCGTTACATTGCTCGATAAGCCAACTGGAAGAACGGCGAATATTAAAGCAGATTTAATTGGTTTTGAAGTTCCAGATGAATTTGTTGTAGGTTATGGATTAGACTATGATGAGAAATATCGTAATTTACCATATATCGGTGTATTGAAGCCTGAAGTTTACGGTGGATAAAAGAAGCCGGAACGAGGATTCGATATTACCGAAAGAATGAGTAATAATGGCAGCTGATATGAGCGGTAATTTCTTATTTGTACGAAATGTTTTAATTAAGTGAAATTAGTTGTATTTCAACTTTTTATTATGGTACGATGTAGTATAGTTTTTCCCCACTTGGGAGGAGGTAGGAAATGAGTAAAATATTTAGTAGAGTATTCTTTTGGGTGCTCATTTTCTTTGTCGTTTTTAGTGTCTTTACAGTGTTTAATGGACAAGGTGAAGAAAGTGAAGAATTAAATGTACAAGAATTTATAGAGGCTTTAAATAATGGTGAAATAAAGGAAATGACGTATCAACCTGCAAATGGGATAATTCGTTATGCGGGGGTGTTATCTGACGATAAGCAGTTTATTGCACAAGTACCTGATAATACGGAAATCATTGCAGACATTACGGAAACTGCAAGGGAACAAAGTGTATTGACTGTATTGGAAGCGGAAAGACCTAGTGCATGGTTGACTTTCTTAACGGGTATATTACCGTTCTTACTAATTGGACTATTTTTCTTATTTATTCTTAGTCAAGCTCAAGGTGGCGGCGGTGGTGGCCGTGTCATGAACTTTGGTAAAAGTAAAGCTAAAATGTACACAGATGATAAGAAGAAGGTTCGCTTTACAGACGTTGCAGGAGCAGATGAAGAGAAGCAAGAACTTGTAGAAGTTGTTGACTTCCTTAAAGATCCTCGCAAATTCTCGGCAGTTGGTGCACGAATTCCAAAAGGGGTACTACTTGTAGGGCCGCCTGGAACAGGTAAAACGTTACTTGCTCGAGCTGTAGCGGGTGAAGCTGGTGTACCATTCTTCTCAATTAGTGGATCAGACTTCGTTGAAATGTTTGTCGGAGTAGGGGCTTCACGTGTACGTGATTTGTTTGAAAATGCTAAGAAGAACGCACCATGTATCATCTTTATTGATGAAATTGACGCAGTAGGTCGTCAACGTGGCGCTGGTCTCGGTGGCGGTCATGATGAACGTGAACAAACACTAAACCAATTGCTAGTTGAAATGGATGGATTTGGTGCGAACGAAGGAATTATCATTATTGCTGCAACAAACCGTGCAGATATTCTTGACCCTGCACTATTACGTCCAGGTCGTTTTGATAGACAAATTACGGTTGACCGTCCAGATGTGAATGGTCGTGAAGCGGTGCTGAAGGTTCATGCTAGAAATAAACCGTTAGATAGCACAGTTGATTTAAAAGTAATTGCGATGCGTACACCAGGATTCTCTGGTGCGGACCTCGAGAACTTGCTAAATGAAGCTGCACTAGTAGCGGCAAGAGATAATCGTAAGAAGATTGGCATGTTAGATATTGACGAAGCAACAGACCGTGTAATTGCAGGTGTTGCTAAGAAGAGCCGTGTTATCTCACAAAAAGAACGAAATATTGTTGCCTATCATGAAAGTGGTCACACTGTAATCGGAATGGTTTTAGATGATGCTGATATGGTGCATAAAGTTACGATTGTACCACGTGGTCAGGCTGGTGGATATGCAGTAATGCTTCCAAGAGAAGACCGTTACTTCATGACAAAACCGGAATTATTCGATAAGATCACAGGATTATTAGGCGGACGTGTTGCAGAGGAAATTACATTTGGTGAAGTGAGTACAGGGGCTTCCAATGACTTCCAGCGTGCAACGAATATTGCCAATAAGATGATTACAGAATATGGTATGAGTGATAAAATCGGTCCATTGCAATTTACATCTGGCGGTGGTGGAAATGTATTCTTAGGTCGTGATATACAAAACGAGCCAACATACAGTGATTCCATTGCACATGATATTGATACAGAAATGCAAAACTTTATCAACTATTGCTACGATCGTGCGAAGACGATTCTTACTGAGAATCAAGATAAGCTAGAGCTTATCGCTCAAACCCTGCTTGAAGTTGAGACTTTGGATGCGAAGCAAATTCGCTCACTCTGGGATGAAGGAAAACTTCCTGAACCAGTTGTGGCTGAAGAGGATGTAAAAGTAAACATTCAATCAAAAGATGAAACAGCAGGTAAATCATACGAAGAAGCGAAAACTGAAGTATCAAAAGAGGATCCATCTGATAAGAAATATATCAATGATCCGATTATGAATGATAAACAATCTCCTTCTAATGAAGATGATCAAAAATAATAATTGTGCAGCCACTTAAATGGGTGGCTGCTATTTTTTTGTATAATATAGAAGGATAAAACAATCGATTACTCCACGCCACTTCCTTGAAAAGAAAAGCATTTTTTCTCTGTGCGATTTTGTCAAGGAAGCTTTTCTTATCTGGAGGCGCAGTCCGTACACAGCTTAAACAAGTGCTTCCAATTTTGCTCGTTGCTTCGTGTTTTGTTCCAAAACTAATATATGGTATATTAAAAAATAGTGATGCATACACATTTTGCTTTTTGCTAGAAAGGTATGGTGAGACATGTTATTTGTTCTCGATGTAGGAAATACGAATACGGTTCTAGGGGTTTTTGAGAAAGACCAATTAAAACACGAATGGCGAATAAAAACAGATCATTATAAAACAGAAGACGAGTTTGGTATATTAATCAAGTCTCTCTTTGACCATAGAGGAATTGGTTTCTCAGATATTAAAGGTGTCGTTATCTCGTCTGTAGTACCTCAAATCATGTTTGCGCTGGAGAAAATGAGTCGTGATTACTTTAATATAGAGCCCTGTGTGATAGGAAAAGAGGATGCCACAACCTATTTGAAAATGGATTATCCAACACCAAAAGAAATTGGAGCGGACAGAGTTGTAAATGCAGTTGCAGCGATTGAGGAATACGGTGCACCACTTATTATTATCGACTTTGGAACTGCAACGACATATTGTTATATTAATGAACAAGAGGAATACTGTGGAGGTATTATTACCCCGGGAATAAATATATCAATGGATGCACTATATAGCAAAGCATCGAAATTAAGCAAAATTGAAATTGAGGAACCAGCAAATGTGATTGGGAAATCGACGACAGAAGCAATGAAATCAGGTGCATACTACGGTTCTGCTGCAATGGTGGATGGAATTGTTAACCGGATCAAGAATGGGGTTCAAAGTTCACCAAAAGTAATTGCAACAGGCGGACAATCCTTTCTTGTTGCTGAGGAGTCAGCAACAATCGAGAAAGTGGATGCACATTTAACGTTAAAAGGATTGCATTTAATTTATCATAAACTCAAGGAGATGACATCATGAGCGATTATATAATAAAGGCAATAACAAGTAACAAAAAAGTACGTGCGTATGCAGCTACATCAACGAATACGGTAGAGGAAGCACGCAGACGTCAAGACACGTTTGCAACAGCTTCTGCAGCCTTAGGCAGAACTCTTACCATTACTGGGATGATGGGTGCGATGATGAAGGGCGAAGATTCAACGATGATTAAAGTGGAGGGAAATGGCCCACTTGGTGCAATCGTAGCGGATGGAAATGCGAAAGGTCATGTACGTGGATACGTTGCGAATCCACATACCGATTTTGATTTAAATGAAAAAGGAAAGCTGGATGTTTCCCGTGCTGTTGGAACAGAAGGACGCTTAAGTGTAATTAAAGATTTAGGATTAA of Oceanobacillus zhaokaii contains these proteins:
- a CDS encoding VWA domain-containing protein; this encodes MRKGTLKQILLLTDGCSNRGEDPSVTAALAYQQGITVNVIGILDDDQTEDSAELKEIEEISLSGGGVSQIVYSESLSQTVQMVTKQAMTQTLQGFVNKELKQILGSNQTIEDLDPEKRGEIMEVVEDLGETSDLEVLVLVDTSASMHDKLQTVKESLIDLSISLNSRIGRNRFAIYSFPGKRKDIQKVFDWSPRLDAISTVFPKLTSGGITPTGPAIREAMYQFGKKSLLRSFRDEDKSGLEETGY
- a CDS encoding protein kinase domain-containing protein; the encoded protein is MKTNQAWKKQDIDLRPGLKINGKWHHKSYIIKRKLGAGAVGTVYLCEANGKLAALKISDKGTSMTVEVNVLKSLQKVQGSHLGPYLLDVDDWVSPYGNTYSFYVMEYLKGEEMTRYIQNNGSAWVGVFMLQLLEDLERFHQSGWVFGDLKLDNLIVVPSPTRVRFVDVGGTTQIGRAIKEYTEFYDRGYWGMGSRRAEPSYDLFAFVMVFVNVFYPKRFERGGQSDRILFKKIDDVKALIPYRQILKNALMGKYLSSVEMKREITNVLYSTQKRRTRKKGVNNVNNDVHAPFLMEAGGVTIIAIGYYLFSLLI
- the tilS gene encoding tRNA lysidine(34) synthetase TilS is translated as MEQTVLSFIKKHQLLTENATVLIGVSGGPDSMALLHFFNSIRKKWNLQLNAVSIDHQLRGEESRKDLEYVRAICKEWDIPFVAAIVDVPGFIKQHQVGTELAARELRYQVFHEQMDQLNADYLALGHHGDDQVETMLMRLTRTASASMFNGMPIKREFANGMIIRPFLCITKKDIEAYCEENQIVPRIDPTNFDTIYTRNFFRKNLLPLIKEKNNNIHITIQHLSETLREDEEFLQTEAQQMVKELVEFDTVNRVASFEIESFRKHAHALQRRSFHLILDYLYKELPKDLSYVHEEYFFALLEHNKGNTRIDFPSNLKLEKSYDRLTFYFADINPHDPSYDETLALPGKVVLQDGSAVYAEYADKIETSDPFLYTCNIDQVKRPLHIRTRRAGDRMSWKGLKGSKKLKDIFIDSKIPITERDKWPILVDHKGEVLWVIGLKKGHPKSQAVNGKWIQVHYKKGNV
- the hpt gene encoding hypoxanthine phosphoribosyltransferase, which produces MRNEIDHILITEEEITNKCKELGKQLTEEYDGKFPLAIGILKGALPFMSDILRYTECHLEMDFMDVSSYGGGMTSSGEVKIIKDLNTKVEGRDLLIIEDIIDSGLTLSYLVDLFKYRKAKSIKIVTLLDKPTGRTANIKADLIGFEVPDEFVVGYGLDYDEKYRNLPYIGVLKPEVYGG
- the ftsH gene encoding ATP-dependent zinc metalloprotease FtsH encodes the protein MSKIFSRVFFWVLIFFVVFSVFTVFNGQGEESEELNVQEFIEALNNGEIKEMTYQPANGIIRYAGVLSDDKQFIAQVPDNTEIIADITETAREQSVLTVLEAERPSAWLTFLTGILPFLLIGLFFLFILSQAQGGGGGGRVMNFGKSKAKMYTDDKKKVRFTDVAGADEEKQELVEVVDFLKDPRKFSAVGARIPKGVLLVGPPGTGKTLLARAVAGEAGVPFFSISGSDFVEMFVGVGASRVRDLFENAKKNAPCIIFIDEIDAVGRQRGAGLGGGHDEREQTLNQLLVEMDGFGANEGIIIIAATNRADILDPALLRPGRFDRQITVDRPDVNGREAVLKVHARNKPLDSTVDLKVIAMRTPGFSGADLENLLNEAALVAARDNRKKIGMLDIDEATDRVIAGVAKKSRVISQKERNIVAYHESGHTVIGMVLDDADMVHKVTIVPRGQAGGYAVMLPREDRYFMTKPELFDKITGLLGGRVAEEITFGEVSTGASNDFQRATNIANKMITEYGMSDKIGPLQFTSGGGGNVFLGRDIQNEPTYSDSIAHDIDTEMQNFINYCYDRAKTILTENQDKLELIAQTLLEVETLDAKQIRSLWDEGKLPEPVVAEEDVKVNIQSKDETAGKSYEEAKTEVSKEDPSDKKYINDPIMNDKQSPSNEDDQK
- a CDS encoding type III pantothenate kinase: MLFVLDVGNTNTVLGVFEKDQLKHEWRIKTDHYKTEDEFGILIKSLFDHRGIGFSDIKGVVISSVVPQIMFALEKMSRDYFNIEPCVIGKEDATTYLKMDYPTPKEIGADRVVNAVAAIEEYGAPLIIIDFGTATTYCYINEQEEYCGGIITPGINISMDALYSKASKLSKIEIEEPANVIGKSTTEAMKSGAYYGSAAMVDGIVNRIKNGVQSSPKVIATGGQSFLVAEESATIEKVDAHLTLKGLHLIYHKLKEMTS